aAGCGTTGAACCTAATGCATTGTGTCTCCCTCGGACAGATTGGCCCCCATGCGGCTTTACACGCTCTCTAAAAGACATTTCGTTTTGGTCTTTGTGGTGTTCCTGATCTGCTTCAGCCTCACAGTCTTCATTGGcattgcaggtgtgtgtgtgaataaccttaaagtaataatgaCACAAGCTGGTTGTCAGTCACAGGTCATCTTAACATAGATTTTAGGTTTTCAGGTActcacaaaaagagagaaattagTTTTTTCAGCGAGTGAGTCATTCTATCTGATTCCACCACCTACTGATATCAGACAGTGATGACAGATGATTTAGGGACTGTGTTTCACCAtcactcctctgctctctgtgtaGTCCAATTGAATGAGCCCTTTTGTCAGAGAGGTGGTTTTTTAATTAACTCGTCGGCGACTTCAGCATCCAGCTACTCTTACAGCAGAAGGAATTTAGCCTTGAAGAGCTGAGCTTGGCAGATTTCTATTAGCTCAGTCAACGATGAGTAATGGAATTGATTTTGCCAAGTAAGGATGGTGTTATTTAGTGTGCAGACATCACTTTTTCGCAGTCATTTTTTTGTAGACCAGGAACTTTTTTGAGGTTAAATATGTGGGGTTTTTCCTGTTCTTTTTTGGGGCGTGGGGAGGAGACATGGCTGTGAGACAAACTTATGAATCATTTTCCCTTCATTTTGTAGGTCCTAGGATTATTGCTGAGCAAGAGCACAGCGGTGATCAGTTGCTTGTGAAAAACCACTCATTGAAGGTAAGGCATTTTAAGAAAGGCAAGGAGTGTTCTGTGATGTTTGTTTGGGATGTCAGGGATGCCTTTTAAATGAGTTCAGCCACTTTTGCAGGACCGTAATGCCAACACATTAATGACTTAAATATATGGCAGCCTAAAGCTAGTAGGCTGGTATCAGATTGCTGCCCTGAAAACAGATGAACCACAGCCCATCGCAGATTATCAGTCGAAGGTTTCATTTTTATctgttcttctttctctgtctcatcttGTAGCCGTTCTGACTGGAATGTCCTGTTGTATATTTTATAATGATTATCATTGATAATGACTTTCACCTTCCTTATGCAAGTGTATTATCTTATATCAAATCACATCAGAAATATCGCCTTTAGCCATTTTAGATACACATGAGAAAGAAATGTGCAAGGCAGCTAAGGTGTGTTTGGGTcgttgtttgtgtgaatgttagTGTTGCTTTTGAAGGGAAAGTGTGCTAACATAATGTCAGACACTTTTGGGTACAACTTCTGTTGGTTTTAAGATTGGAAGGATGGAAGAGTTAAAGTGGCAGTAGGGTGCGCAAAAGTAAAGAGTGGACAAATTAAATACTGATAGATTTGATGTTATACTTAGTGTTGGAGGCGTTTGTGTAATTTTCTGTTAAATATGTTTCCTGCATTATTGCttgacaccaaaaaaaaaaaaatctgtactGAATGGCCGATTGAATGGAAATTACATAAACGAAAGGGTGGGCTctgacttttgcacagtactgtataatTGTTATCAAATTAAATTTGTCAATCAATTTATGGTTTCAGACTGGACCCTTCAACCTAGTTTCTCCTCCCCTCACCACCTACAACCAGCAACTATGGCTCACCTGTCTGATGCAGGTTGAGCACAGCAACGGTAAGACCGCAGAACATACTACAGATGGAAGCAGTTAACTGTTACTCCTTCAGCTTTGTCTTTGATGATCACGCGATCATTTGATAACAGCGTGTTGCGCTCCTGTCTCTGCCAGTGGTCGACTTCCAGCAGCATTTTGAGATCAACGTGGAGCTGAAGGGCGTGATGCAGGACGCCAGCGTCAAGCACATCAGCAACAACGTGCACCAGAAGTCACGGACGCTGCACTGCGGGGCTGTAAGTGTCGATCGGCTCTGAACGTACCAGTTAGTCATTAATCAGAAAGTCAGGTAGCAGCCAACATAGCAGTGCGGGTTTATGACAAGTCATTTATACTGGTAACTGGGGATGTGGTGTAGAAATGAGTGCAGAATAGAATTTGATCGTCACCTTAGATAGACAGACGGCGATATACTCCAACAGCTCATTGATCTACaggcattttcaaaaaataaaaactaaactagcaaacccgctttaaaaacgaattaaaactaaactgaaattgaaagtcaaaacgaaataaaaaaatgaatgaaaaatgcaaaactataacctctctctctctctctctctctctctctctctctctctctctctctctctctcacccacctGCGCTGCACTTGAAAATCCTCAAATGGATCCTCTTTTTGTCCATGTTATCTGTTTCTGAGCCGATGCATGTGTCATTCTCTTTGTTCTTTACGTGGTGGATCATGTGTAACTTTATTGCAATTTGATTCAAATTACTGGTGTTCTAATTTCCGTAACCGCTATGTTATGTATGGTTAATTGTAATTTAAACTTGATGCAATTTTTCTTTAATGCAGCTGAAAATATGACAGCATTTTTCCCCATCTTCTCTCATGATGGGCCTATCTGCCTCTGAGCCTGTGCGTGTGTCCTCGCCCTCACCCGTCCTCTTTGCTCTTTAAAAGTGACGGCTTGAGCGTAACTTTGTTGCAATTTATTGAAACTTTGttgcagtttcagtttcatttgaatGTGAGAGCGCATTGTTGCGATCTCTTGAATATTTTGTTACGTGTGTTCTGATTATTTGTGCATGATTAAACTTGATGCCTTTAATGCGGCTATAAATAGGCTATGttgcgttttttttttgaaggTGTGGGGGATTGGGGGTGCATCAACCCGGTCGGGATGTAGAAGGGGGTGCGTTGCctaaaaagtttgggaaccgcTGATCTACAGTATAGATGGATTGCTGACTAAACCAACTGTGATACAATGTTGTTTGTCCCTCCATGCAGAAGTGTGATGAGATCATTGTGCTCCACCTGGGCTACCTGAACTACACCCAGTACAAGATCATAGTCGGTTTCAAAGGCCTCGAAAACATCACCTATGACATCAAGGTCAACTTTGTGGTAAGTGACAAACACTGGAAGCAggaattttttttaactaataTAACTGTGATActtgtgtttctgttgctgcatGGGATGGCTTTCAAAATTCCTTCAGCTCACAGGTCAGTAACAgttgttttgctctctttttctttctctccctccctgctctctcgttttttttaaatcctccaCAGTGGAAAATGTACAACCCCACCTTCTCTCAAGTGGAAATCTGGTTCCGGTTTGTCTTTGTGGTATTGACCTTCATGGTGACGGTAAGAGGACAGGCTACTTTTTAGGTCTTCATCTAAATGAATTTCACATTACCAGCATTTCGCTGTAACCTGCAGAGACAAATGTGACAGTGAACAAAACATACTAGTCTAAAACTAGTTATCAGATACAACAGTGCGCTGCCCAGCATCAGAGTCTCTGAATTGATCTTTACTGCATCCAGGAGGACTAATATTGTTTTCTCTGCATGTCTCAGTGTATGTTTGCACATTCGCTGAGGAAGTTCTCCATGAGGGACTGGGGGATAGAGCAGAAGTGGATGTCCAtcctgctgccgctgctgctacTCTACAACGGTGAGTTTTAATATGATCCCTCTCCAAGGCACGTTGCCTTTTATTTGTCCATCAATTTCAACCATAGCTCTTAGATTTGCAGTGAAGGAACAATGAATCAATCTGTCAGCTGCAGATGTGGAATGTCTCCCATCCAGTTTCATCATGTCCAACTTGTGTTCCTCATTCTGACGCTCTTCTGTTGCTTTTGCCGTTCAGATCCGTTCTTCCCGCTGTCGTTCCTGGTGAACAGCTGGTTTCCGGGGACGCTGGACACCTTCTTC
This genomic stretch from Centroberyx gerrardi isolate f3 chromosome 18, fCenGer3.hap1.cur.20231027, whole genome shotgun sequence harbors:
- the tmem181 gene encoding transmembrane protein 181, encoding MELLAPMRLYTLSKRHFVLVFVVFLICFSLTVFIGIAGPRIIAEQEHSGDQLLVKNHSLKTGPFNLVSPPLTTYNQQLWLTCLMQVEHSNVVDFQQHFEINVELKGVMQDASVKHISNNVHQKSRTLHCGAKCDEIIVLHLGYLNYTQYKIIVGFKGLENITYDIKVNFVWKMYNPTFSQVEIWFRFVFVVLTFMVTCMFAHSLRKFSMRDWGIEQKWMSILLPLLLLYNDPFFPLSFLVNSWFPGTLDTFFQALFLCALLLFWLCVYHGIRVQGERKCLTFYLPKLVIVGLLWLSAVTLGIWQTVNELQDPTYQYKVDIANFQGMKIFFLIVVAIYILYLIFLIVRACSELKNMPYSDLRLKFLTALTFVVLIISMVILYLRFGAKALQDNFVAELSTHYQNSAEFLSFYGLLNFYLYTLAFVYSPSKNALYDSQLKDNPAFSMLNDSDDEVIYGSDYEEMPLQNGRAIKATAKYQDESDSD